From the Rhodothermales bacterium genome, one window contains:
- a CDS encoding Gfo/Idh/MocA family oxidoreductase codes for MPTSSSLGWGLIGASTIAREWMIPAINAQPDSHVAAVMSSSAERGAAYARDNGIPRSYDSIDALLADPEVDVVYISTTNEKHRDETLLAARAGKHVLCEKPLALNLADARTMVAACAKAGVVMGTNHHLRNAVTHRAIRRLVQDGAVGKPLAARVFHAVFLPEHLQGWRIAHPETGAGVIMDITVHDADTLRFVLNDEAVEVTALSAQQGMGHGDIEDAVMGAIRFESGLLAQFHDAFTIKHALTGLQVHGTDGSIYAKDVMTQQPVGNLYLLRNGVREPIDPGPAEDLYGHAVRRFNDAVFHNGSPWATGEDGVRSLAIALAVLESTKTGRKVAVAR; via the coding sequence ATGCCCACCTCTTCTTCGCTCGGCTGGGGCCTGATCGGCGCCAGCACCATCGCCCGTGAGTGGATGATCCCGGCGATCAACGCGCAGCCCGACAGCCACGTAGCCGCCGTCATGAGTTCGAGCGCCGAACGCGGAGCCGCCTACGCCCGCGACAACGGCATTCCGCGCAGCTACGATTCGATCGACGCCCTCCTGGCCGACCCCGAGGTCGATGTCGTCTACATCAGCACCACCAACGAGAAACATCGCGACGAAACGTTGCTCGCCGCCCGCGCCGGGAAACATGTGCTGTGCGAAAAGCCGCTGGCGCTGAACCTGGCGGACGCCCGCACGATGGTCGCCGCCTGCGCAAAGGCCGGCGTGGTGATGGGCACCAATCATCACCTCCGCAACGCCGTCACCCACCGCGCCATACGCCGGCTCGTGCAGGACGGGGCGGTGGGCAAACCCCTCGCCGCGCGCGTCTTCCACGCCGTTTTTCTTCCCGAACACCTCCAGGGATGGCGCATCGCGCATCCCGAAACCGGCGCCGGCGTCATCATGGACATCACCGTCCACGACGCCGACACCCTCCGTTTTGTCCTGAACGACGAAGCCGTCGAGGTCACCGCCCTCTCCGCCCAGCAGGGCATGGGGCATGGCGACATCGAGGACGCCGTGATGGGCGCGATACGGTTCGAGAGCGGGCTCCTCGCCCAGTTTCACGACGCCTTTACCATCAAACACGCCCTCACCGGGCTCCAGGTGCACGGCACCGACGGCTCTATCTACGCCAAGGACGTGATGACGCAGCAGCCCGTAGGAAACCTCTACCTGCTGCGCAACGGCGTGCGCGAGCCGATCGACCCGGGGCCGGCGGAGGACCTGTACGGCCACGCCGTCCGCCGCTTCAATGACGCCGTCTTCCACAACGGATCGCCGTGGGCCACCGGAGAGGATGGCGTCCGCTCCCTCGCCATCGCCCTCGCCGTGCTGGAGTCGACAAAAACGGGCCGCAAGGTAGCCGTTGCGCGTTGA
- a CDS encoding enoyl-CoA hydratase-related protein, whose amino-acid sequence MISLSLTAPIATLTLNRPEKLNALTMEMLHQLEAHIAALEEAKDVRVVLLTAAGERAFCVGADIHAWAALGPQDMWRTWIRVGHRIFDRLAALRMPVIAVLNGFTFGGGLELALAADIRLAAEEAAFALPEVGLGTVPGWAGTQRLPAVVGVGRAKQMIFAGERISATKAEAWGLVNEVHPRENLLARAQELAETIAQKAPLAVQMTKQLVDGGLGRNAGVTLESLASGLVGSSEDAAEGLAAFREKREARFKGV is encoded by the coding sequence ATGATCTCCCTCTCCCTCACCGCCCCCATCGCCACCCTCACCCTGAATCGGCCGGAGAAACTCAACGCGCTGACGATGGAGATGCTGCACCAGCTGGAGGCCCATATCGCGGCGCTGGAGGAGGCGAAGGACGTGCGGGTGGTGCTGCTGACGGCCGCCGGCGAACGGGCGTTCTGCGTCGGGGCGGATATTCATGCGTGGGCGGCGCTGGGGCCGCAGGATATGTGGCGGACGTGGATCCGCGTCGGCCATCGGATCTTCGACCGGCTGGCGGCGCTGCGGATGCCGGTCATCGCCGTGCTCAACGGGTTTACGTTTGGGGGCGGATTGGAACTGGCGCTGGCGGCGGACATCCGCCTCGCGGCCGAGGAAGCGGCATTTGCGCTCCCGGAAGTGGGCCTCGGCACCGTGCCCGGCTGGGCCGGCACGCAGCGGTTGCCGGCGGTGGTGGGTGTGGGGCGGGCGAAGCAGATGATTTTTGCCGGCGAACGGATCTCCGCCACGAAGGCCGAGGCATGGGGGCTGGTGAACGAGGTGCATCCCCGCGAAAATCTTCTCGCCCGGGCGCAGGAACTGGCCGAGACCATCGCGCAAAAGGCCCCGCTTGCGGTGCAGATGACGAAGCAGTTGGTGGATGGAGGATTGGGCAGGAACGCCGGCGTCACCCTGGAATCCCTCGCCAGCGGCCTCGTGGGTTCGTCGGAGGATGCGGCGGAGGGGCTGGCGGCATTCCGGGAGAAGCGGGAGGCTCGTTTTAAGGGCGTGTGA
- a CDS encoding acyl CoA:acetate/3-ketoacid CoA transferase — MSSSKLLTLDQAAALIPDGAVVSTSSSSGLGCPDALLRAIGKRFEAEGSPRNITSIHPIAAGDMYGIDGIDHIARQGLLKRVIAGSLPSGPSNRPSPKIWQMIYANEIEAYNIPSGLLFHMHREAAAKRPGVLTKVGMETYLDPRQSGGKMNDATTEDLVRRVEFDGDEWLYLRSIPIDVALIRGTTADELGNISMEHEGGYLGGMDQALAARNNGGIVIAQVKQIAAAGTLPAQSVRIPGILVDYLVLDPDQMQTTQTPFDPAISGLIRRPADAFDPVPWGTDKIIARRAAMELRAGEAVNLGFGISALVPRILLEEGLGDAVTWAIEQGAVGGIPLLGFQFGCAANLQTIVPSPDQFTYFQGGGFDRTFLSFMQIDADGSVNVSKLAAKPHVTAGVGGFVDITSNARRIVFGGYFTAGGLDLAVEDGKLVIRKEGKARKLVPAVEQVSFSGARARRTGQDVTYVTERCVLRLEPDGLTVTEIAPGIDLQTQVLEQADIPLRVSPALKLMDERLFREEKMGLKIGQRA; from the coding sequence GTGTCCTCCTCCAAACTCCTCACCCTCGACCAGGCCGCAGCGCTGATCCCGGACGGCGCCGTCGTCTCCACCAGCTCCTCCAGCGGCCTCGGCTGCCCGGACGCGCTCCTGCGCGCCATCGGGAAACGCTTTGAAGCGGAAGGATCCCCCAGAAACATCACCTCGATCCATCCCATCGCGGCCGGCGACATGTACGGGATCGATGGGATCGACCATATCGCGCGGCAAGGACTGCTGAAACGCGTCATCGCCGGCTCGCTGCCGAGCGGTCCATCGAACAGGCCTTCGCCTAAGATCTGGCAGATGATCTACGCGAACGAGATCGAGGCCTACAACATCCCGAGCGGACTGCTCTTCCATATGCACCGCGAGGCCGCCGCGAAACGCCCCGGGGTGCTCACCAAAGTGGGGATGGAGACCTACCTCGACCCCCGGCAGTCCGGCGGCAAGATGAACGATGCGACCACCGAGGACCTCGTCCGCCGCGTCGAATTCGACGGCGACGAGTGGCTTTACCTCCGCTCCATCCCGATCGATGTGGCGCTGATCCGGGGCACCACGGCCGATGAACTCGGCAACATCTCGATGGAGCACGAGGGGGGGTACCTGGGGGGGATGGACCAGGCGCTGGCCGCCCGCAACAACGGCGGGATCGTGATCGCGCAGGTCAAGCAGATCGCGGCCGCCGGCACCCTGCCGGCGCAGTCGGTCCGCATCCCCGGCATCCTGGTCGACTACCTCGTGCTGGACCCCGACCAGATGCAGACCACCCAGACCCCGTTCGACCCGGCCATCAGCGGCCTCATCCGCCGGCCGGCGGATGCGTTCGACCCGGTCCCGTGGGGTACCGACAAGATCATCGCCCGCCGCGCGGCCATGGAGCTGCGCGCCGGCGAGGCCGTCAACCTCGGCTTCGGGATCTCGGCCCTCGTTCCCCGAATCCTTCTCGAAGAAGGGCTGGGGGATGCCGTCACCTGGGCCATCGAGCAGGGCGCCGTTGGTGGCATCCCGCTGCTCGGCTTCCAGTTCGGCTGCGCCGCGAATCTGCAAACCATCGTGCCGTCACCCGACCAGTTCACCTACTTCCAGGGTGGCGGGTTCGACCGGACGTTTCTGTCGTTTATGCAGATCGACGCCGACGGCAGCGTCAACGTCTCCAAACTCGCCGCCAAGCCGCACGTCACCGCCGGCGTGGGTGGGTTTGTGGATATCACCTCGAACGCCCGCCGGATCGTGTTCGGGGGGTATTTTACGGCGGGAGGATTGGATCTCGCCGTCGAGGACGGGAAACTGGTCATCAGGAAGGAAGGCAAGGCCCGGAAGCTGGTGCCGGCGGTCGAACAGGTCTCCTTCAGCGGCGCCCGCGCCCGCCGGACGGGGCAGGACGTGACCTACGTTACCGAACGCTGCGTCCTCCGCCTGGAGCCTGACGGCCTCACCGTCACCGAAATCGCCCCCGGCATCGACCTCCAGACGCAGGTCCTCGAGCAGGCCGACATCCCCCTGCGCGTGAGCCCGGCGCTGAAGCTGATGGACGAGCGACTGTTTCGGGAGGAGAAAATGGGGCTGAAGATAGGGCAAAGGGCATAG